One part of the Mariniblastus fucicola genome encodes these proteins:
- a CDS encoding DUF3500 domain-containing protein, translated as MFTRASILRIVALVVFAQIASIGCAQTAEATADATPAEVVAKAVDAANAFLKSVDQSQYEQVMYSFLDNDQRDNWSNLPVANVPRGGLRWGDLKENQQQAAMQLLKATLSENGVQQVIDNMNGDEFLKQNSRRRTSFGSDEYFISILGEPSTTSPWMYQFGGHHLAINITIVGDQMTMSPTLTGGQPIDFEWEGKQVRQVADEEDAAYAFIESLTDDQKKKAVIAERYGDIRFGPGATKIEPAAEGMKATELDEKQLQLLKVLIGKRIGVLNATHAKIELEKIEADLAETWISWKGSTKNGGDASFRIQSPSILMEYSPQRLGGVPMNHIHAMYRDPSNDYGAGLIEARRKEKQKK; from the coding sequence ATGTTTACTCGAGCATCTATTTTGCGAATCGTCGCCCTTGTTGTGTTCGCGCAAATCGCCTCGATTGGTTGCGCGCAAACCGCAGAGGCTACGGCGGATGCGACTCCCGCAGAAGTTGTTGCCAAAGCTGTCGACGCTGCAAATGCGTTTCTGAAATCGGTTGACCAGTCTCAGTACGAGCAAGTGATGTACTCGTTTCTGGACAACGACCAACGGGATAACTGGTCCAACTTGCCAGTTGCAAATGTTCCTCGTGGCGGGCTGCGGTGGGGTGACTTAAAAGAGAACCAACAACAGGCCGCGATGCAGTTGTTGAAAGCGACGTTGAGTGAAAATGGTGTCCAGCAGGTCATCGACAACATGAACGGTGACGAATTTTTGAAACAGAACTCTCGAAGACGAACCAGCTTCGGTAGCGACGAATACTTCATCTCCATTCTGGGCGAACCATCGACGACCAGTCCGTGGATGTATCAATTCGGAGGCCATCATTTGGCGATCAATATTACGATCGTTGGCGATCAGATGACCATGTCGCCTACTTTGACCGGCGGTCAACCGATTGATTTTGAGTGGGAAGGAAAGCAGGTTCGTCAGGTTGCCGACGAAGAAGATGCTGCCTACGCGTTTATCGAATCGCTAACCGATGATCAGAAAAAGAAAGCCGTAATTGCCGAACGCTACGGAGATATCCGTTTCGGTCCCGGCGCAACCAAAATCGAACCGGCGGCTGAAGGAATGAAGGCCACTGAGCTTGATGAGAAACAGCTCCAACTGTTGAAGGTACTGATCGGTAAGCGAATCGGTGTGCTCAACGCCACGCATGCGAAAATTGAGCTCGAGAAAATCGAAGCGGACTTGGCAGAGACCTGGATTTCGTGGAAAGGATCGACCAAAAACGGAGGCGATGCTTCGTTTCGAATCCAGAGTCCTTCGATTCTGATGGAGTATTCGCCACAGCGACTGGGCGGGGTTCCCATGAATCACATCCACGCGATGTATCGTGATCCGTCGAACGACTATGGTGCCGGTTTGATTGAGGCGCGGCGAAAGGAAAAACAGAAGAAGTGA